Proteins found in one Mycoplasma sp. 1578d genomic segment:
- a CDS encoding alpha-amylase family glycosyl hydrolase, producing the protein MNFKTLSDGQIKQFDQQFAYQHNDLGVVFLNEQIQIKLWQPLAKNVNILIFKDINSNECVELSMNKQESIWIILLDSSFQYTYYQFKITHQDNTQTFALDPYAKSMAPFNHSKEKVGKGFIFDPNKEIAKPVQLKNKIIHNNQAIIYELHIRDYTSLLEQNFSTSKGTFQAALQANIFQNLNELNFTHVQLLPIQSTYMVNEFDQSIIQHGQGQGWNTNYNWGYDPHNYFTINGIYSSNPRDSLARIKEFSEFVNQAHKNGIGIILDVVFNHLFHNDILNNILPGYYFRENAKVHPVDQPPLATQRTMTRKLMIDVLKYFVQYFDVDGFRFDLSSFFDKETHEVIAQELRKIKPNIILHGEAWPYSDLEFKSTYIKGYNSNNFEFGYFNDSLRNSITCYEGEKEKKGLIFQNTYQAFQVYVSSIPGNIKNYNWGDIEHSTYFYDLFNKDTTTNLAYVACHDGLTLWDKIAVHAQTNDFVSLLEMYRKALIMLYTTQGRKLILAGTELLHSKPCDITGDDPHKCHPMNIDDFLNLKPDQNSVHENSYKTSDYVNGLKWNNLNNKQIKQHIYQFMSNLNAFKLQYDHFNLITPEQINEKLSFIKVDYGEKLIIYKVVHNNVEIVVMHNFSDNSYQFNQYKECQTLFSSLINSSKANLLAPHESKILKR; encoded by the coding sequence ATGAATTTTAAAACATTATCTGATGGTCAAATTAAACAATTTGATCAACAATTCGCTTATCAACACAATGATTTAGGTGTGGTCTTTTTAAATGAACAAATTCAAATCAAGTTATGGCAACCACTAGCTAAAAATGTTAATATCTTAATTTTTAAAGATATTAATTCAAATGAATGTGTTGAATTATCAATGAATAAACAAGAATCAATTTGGATAATCTTACTTGATTCAAGTTTTCAATACACTTATTATCAATTTAAAATCACTCATCAGGATAATACTCAAACTTTTGCCCTTGATCCATATGCTAAATCAATGGCACCGTTTAATCATTCTAAGGAAAAAGTTGGAAAAGGTTTTATTTTTGATCCCAACAAAGAAATTGCCAAACCTGTTCAATTAAAAAACAAAATCATTCACAATAATCAAGCAATTATTTATGAATTACACATTCGTGATTATACTAGTTTGCTTGAGCAAAATTTTTCAACTTCTAAAGGAACTTTTCAGGCAGCTCTGCAAGCTAATATTTTTCAAAATCTCAATGAGCTTAATTTCACTCACGTGCAATTACTTCCAATTCAAAGTACTTATATGGTTAATGAATTTGATCAAAGCATTATTCAACATGGTCAAGGACAAGGATGAAATACTAATTATAACTGAGGGTATGATCCACATAATTATTTCACTATAAACGGAATTTATTCATCCAATCCAAGAGATTCATTAGCAAGAATTAAAGAATTTAGTGAATTTGTTAATCAAGCTCATAAAAATGGAATTGGGATTATTTTAGATGTTGTTTTCAACCATTTATTTCATAACGATATTTTAAACAACATTCTTCCTGGTTATTATTTCCGAGAAAATGCTAAGGTTCATCCTGTAGATCAACCACCTCTGGCAACTCAAAGAACTATGACTCGTAAGTTAATGATTGATGTTTTAAAATACTTTGTCCAATATTTTGATGTTGATGGTTTTCGCTTTGATTTATCAAGTTTTTTTGATAAGGAAACGCACGAAGTAATTGCTCAAGAATTGAGAAAAATCAAGCCAAACATCATTTTACATGGTGAAGCTTGGCCTTATTCAGATTTAGAATTTAAGAGCACTTATATCAAAGGTTATAATTCAAATAATTTTGAATTTGGATATTTTAATGATTCATTAAGAAATTCAATTACATGCTATGAAGGAGAAAAAGAGAAAAAAGGTTTAATTTTTCAAAATACCTATCAAGCATTTCAAGTATATGTCTCGTCAATCCCTGGCAATATTAAAAATTATAATTGAGGAGATATTGAGCATTCAACTTATTTTTATGATCTCTTTAATAAAGATACAACCACAAATTTAGCATATGTGGCCTGCCATGATGGTTTGACACTTTGAGATAAAATTGCTGTACATGCACAAACTAATGATTTTGTTAGCTTGCTTGAAATGTATCGAAAAGCTTTAATTATGCTTTATACAACCCAAGGAAGAAAACTAATTTTAGCTGGAACCGAACTACTTCATAGCAAACCATGTGATATCACTGGTGATGATCCACATAAATGTCACCCCATGAACATTGATGATTTTTTAAACTTAAAACCCGATCAAAATTCTGTGCATGAAAATTCATATAAAACCTCTGATTATGTTAATGGTTTAAAATGAAATAATTTAAATAATAAACAAATAAAACAACATATTTATCAATTTATGAGCAATTTAAATGCTTTTAAATTGCAATATGATCACTTTAATTTAATTACTCCTGAACAAATAAATGAAAAATTATCATTTATTAAAGTAGATTATGGAGAAAAACTCATAATCTATAAAGTAGTCCATAATAATGTTGAAATTGTCGTTATGCACAATTTTAGCGATAATTCGTATCAATTCAACCAATATAAGGAATGCCAAACATTATTTAGCTCGCTGATAAATTCTAGCAAAGCCAACCTACTTGCACCACATGAATCTAAGATTTTAAAAAGATAA
- a CDS encoding alpha-amylase family glycosyl hydrolase: protein MKTIKLEDRIIYQIFPRSFMDSNNDGNGDLKGITSKLDYLEELGINVIWLCPIYATNFVDAGYDVLDYKNVWEQFGTLEDFKELAQQAQKRGIDIIMDIVLNHVSNEHEWFKKAIESTKNVEHNYFIWRDQLTDEEKQAKSIFGGSAWEYVPSINKYYFHLFAKEQVDLNWEHPDTLKAMVEVIDFWYALGVRGFRLDAIKHVSKNFAEFKYNPGFAWCKGTTNYLKEFNQLAFANKPDIFTLGEASGITHDQLIQYAITDKVADNYYNFSWWWIGWGRQTGRNGYDSLWDYKQFALRQKEFQVDEQVHPSMITNFLSNHDTSRSVSRWGCETIFRNQSAKSHAIMLFTLKGVPSIYYGEEIGLLNIHFDNRDQFKDVDTHNSFKNMVDRDKIYTEEEMLLYSNINSRDSGRVTMQWNSSINSGFNTGATPWIKLGRFSDQINVEKESKNPHSILNFYKQIIHLRKTTYHDVLIYGKANIEILDSGIIKITRWNESEKLIAYLNLTSKEMHFDGQIKELILSSWSDYKIPSKLLRPYESVLVKE, encoded by the coding sequence ATGAAAACAATTAAACTAGAAGATCGAATTATTTACCAAATTTTTCCTCGATCATTTATGGATTCAAATAATGATGGAAACGGTGATTTAAAAGGAATTACCAGCAAACTCGATTATTTAGAAGAACTTGGGATTAATGTCATTTGACTTTGTCCAATTTATGCAACTAATTTTGTTGATGCAGGGTATGATGTACTAGATTATAAAAATGTGTGAGAGCAATTTGGTACACTGGAAGATTTTAAAGAACTTGCCCAACAAGCACAAAAACGGGGAATAGATATTATTATGGACATTGTCCTTAATCACGTATCTAATGAACATGAATGGTTTAAAAAAGCAATTGAATCAACTAAAAATGTTGAGCACAATTACTTTATTTGAAGAGATCAATTGACTGATGAAGAAAAGCAAGCTAAATCAATTTTTGGCGGAAGTGCATGAGAATATGTTCCAAGCATTAACAAATACTATTTTCACTTATTTGCTAAAGAACAAGTTGATTTAAACTGAGAGCACCCTGATACACTTAAAGCTATGGTTGAGGTGATTGATTTTTGGTATGCTTTAGGAGTGCGTGGATTTAGACTTGATGCTATTAAACATGTTTCAAAAAACTTTGCTGAATTTAAGTATAATCCAGGTTTTGCATGATGTAAAGGGACAACAAATTATTTAAAAGAGTTTAATCAATTAGCTTTTGCAAATAAACCAGACATTTTTACTTTAGGAGAAGCTAGCGGGATTACTCATGATCAATTAATTCAGTATGCAATCACAGATAAAGTTGCTGATAATTATTACAACTTTTCATGATGATGAATTGGTTGAGGAAGACAAACCGGAAGAAACGGGTATGATTCACTTTGAGATTACAAACAATTTGCACTGAGACAAAAAGAATTTCAAGTTGATGAACAAGTTCATCCATCAATGATCACGAACTTTTTATCTAATCACGACACTTCACGTAGTGTATCACGTTGAGGATGTGAAACTATTTTCAGAAATCAATCAGCTAAATCTCACGCCATTATGCTTTTTACTCTTAAAGGAGTGCCAAGCATATACTATGGTGAAGAAATTGGACTTTTAAACATTCATTTCGATAATCGAGATCAATTTAAAGATGTCGATACACACAATTCATTCAAAAATATGGTTGATCGGGATAAAATTTATACTGAAGAAGAAATGTTGCTTTATTCAAATATTAATTCTCGGGACTCAGGAAGAGTGACTATGCAATGGAACTCAAGTATAAATAGTGGATTTAACACTGGAGCAACCCCATGAATTAAATTAGGAAGATTTAGCGACCAAATCAATGTTGAAAAAGAAAGTAAGAATCCACATAGTATTTTGAATTTTTACAAACAAATTATTCACTTAAGAAAAACTACCTACCATGATGTTTTGATTTACGGGAAAGCAAACATTGAAATTTTAGACAGTGGAATTATCAAAATTACTCGTTGAAATGAGAGCGAAAAACTCATTGCATATCTTAACCTAACATCAAAAGAAATGCATTTTGATGGACAAATCAAAGAACTAATTCTATCTTCATGATCAGATTATAAAATACCAAGCAAATTATTAAGACCATATGAATCAGTGCTTGTTAAAGAATAA
- the recO gene encoding DNA repair protein RecO codes for MPEQTTIQKAIFLYQKQLSANEFLVTFLTQSGQITLFALGLNKLLSKNASNLIQGALCEIEYFQARYANKIGRMKKVSLIGSYQFSNEKTFLLLKRISTWAQEVYLQNEFIDYYQIVNQHQQETHFFKILNIFLLALIKYHAIKLTLNQCAMCSNEHIVDFELAQGGFLCATHSSKQYSAQLLEQIYYLFNHVTIYISAPENDQDKIIYYLMTQFCFENKILNL; via the coding sequence ATGCCAGAACAAACAACCATTCAAAAGGCAATTTTCCTATACCAAAAGCAATTATCAGCTAATGAATTTTTGGTCACTTTTTTAACTCAAAGTGGCCAAATTACTTTGTTTGCATTAGGTTTGAACAAACTATTATCCAAAAACGCGAGCAACTTAATTCAAGGAGCTTTGTGTGAAATTGAATATTTTCAAGCTCGTTATGCTAACAAAATTGGTCGCATGAAAAAAGTTAGCTTAATTGGGTCATATCAATTTAGCAATGAAAAGACTTTTTTATTATTAAAACGAATTAGCACCTGAGCACAAGAAGTGTATTTGCAAAATGAATTTATTGATTATTATCAAATTGTTAATCAACACCAGCAAGAAACTCACTTTTTCAAAATCCTGAACATCTTTTTACTTGCTTTAATTAAATATCACGCAATTAAGTTAACTTTAAATCAGTGTGCAATGTGCTCGAATGAGCACATTGTTGATTTTGAACTAGCTCAAGGCGGTTTTTTATGTGCTACTCATTCATCAAAACAATATTCTGCTCAATTGCTTGAGCAAATTTATTATTTATTTAATCATGTTACTATATATATAAGTGCACCGGAAAATGATCAAGATAAAATTATTTATTATTTAATGACACAATTTTGTTTTGAAAATAAAATTCTTAATTTATAA
- a CDS encoding glycosyl hydrolase family 65 protein translates to MEFLKYDLDKKTISQIKFDSTKTAKTESIFALGNGYLGIRSADEEPAIYNKEDFFVNGIFNKSSQEDVSELANLADLMTTPILLNGKQIQLQEDDEYLKTLFIKEGFLQRRVIIKREQGTFELNFERFVSQEQKNVYAQKINIKVLDLNKNYPNIKLTIIPAINGQVTNTGSQHFAEGLKSRPTKESLQMKQWTTFSKKIVVHNLITQASLNQQRIYGGNDDYLITISRRKVAFKINVTLKENDQFELIKLMSVHTGVGLEKEILPDDLVIEHANKKHNQLLKADYQVLKQASIQAMNTKVWNQFFVQIEGDSFESKYDTLALEFGIFHLNSFVPKDSIFKNVGAKGLSGEGYQGHTYWDTEFFINPNYLFTNPKIVRNLLTYRYLGLQGARNKAKEIKIRPEESNLEGAQFPWEMAWPSEGEVCPYWGQADIITGEQVPIASRRQEIHVSADVAYAINQYYQVTGDEEFMELMGYEMIIDTAYFYTNRAEKQANGEYHIKDVMGPNEYKGNIDNNAYINKLAQFNIQLALKAIEKLSSTPQGLALLQKIYQKIPYPINVDKMKIVVAKLKQQLPNQDLIIAENDQFLKLPKNDVSQFQMLGDAGKKLFNTTQGHNLLSSQLVKQADVVLLTSLFPHLYSKEIRNANFDYYESITTHDSSLSPATYAIEAARLGKNEKAYQLFKYGINIDLGNNMESSNQGIHAGSLAAIWQMIVFGFGGLDWHNDQLHIHPNLPKEWNNLKYNFSYASGEFLVSVSKEDFEIICLKQANKPLIINNNEFMFKLLEVQKFLIQG, encoded by the coding sequence ATGGAATTTTTAAAATATGATTTAGATAAGAAAACTATTTCACAAATTAAATTTGACAGCACAAAAACAGCTAAAACTGAAAGTATTTTTGCACTTGGGAACGGATATTTAGGAATTAGAAGTGCTGATGAAGAACCTGCTATTTATAACAAAGAAGATTTTTTTGTTAATGGAATTTTTAATAAATCTTCCCAAGAAGATGTTTCTGAATTAGCTAATTTAGCTGATTTAATGACCACCCCTATTTTGTTGAATGGAAAACAAATTCAACTCCAAGAAGATGATGAGTACTTAAAAACTCTTTTTATAAAAGAAGGATTTTTACAACGTAGAGTTATTATTAAAAGAGAACAAGGAACTTTTGAACTTAATTTTGAACGATTTGTGTCACAAGAACAAAAAAACGTTTATGCACAAAAAATAAATATAAAAGTTTTAGATTTAAACAAAAATTATCCAAATATTAAACTAACAATTATTCCTGCTATTAATGGTCAAGTCACTAATACTGGTTCACAGCACTTTGCTGAAGGGCTTAAATCTCGCCCAACCAAAGAATCATTACAAATGAAGCAATGGACCACTTTTTCTAAAAAAATAGTAGTTCATAATTTAATTACACAAGCTAGTTTAAATCAACAAAGAATTTACGGAGGAAATGATGATTATTTAATCACAATTTCTCGGAGAAAAGTAGCTTTTAAAATTAATGTCACCTTAAAAGAAAATGATCAATTTGAGTTGATTAAACTCATGTCTGTTCACACTGGGGTAGGTTTAGAAAAAGAAATTTTGCCTGATGATTTAGTTATTGAACATGCAAATAAAAAACACAACCAATTATTAAAGGCTGATTATCAAGTATTAAAACAAGCGTCAATTCAGGCAATGAATACTAAGGTTTGAAATCAATTTTTTGTTCAAATTGAAGGAGATTCTTTTGAATCTAAATATGATACTTTGGCTCTAGAATTTGGAATTTTTCACTTAAATTCGTTTGTGCCCAAAGATTCAATTTTCAAAAACGTTGGAGCAAAAGGGTTAAGTGGCGAAGGGTATCAAGGACATACTTATTGAGATACAGAATTTTTTATTAATCCTAATTATTTATTTACTAATCCAAAAATTGTCCGTAATTTACTCACTTATCGTTATTTAGGTCTTCAAGGAGCTCGGAATAAAGCAAAAGAAATTAAGATAAGACCTGAAGAAAGTAATCTTGAAGGAGCTCAATTCCCATGAGAAATGGCTTGGCCAAGCGAAGGGGAAGTTTGTCCATATTGAGGTCAAGCTGATATTATCACTGGTGAGCAAGTTCCCATTGCTTCACGGAGACAAGAAATTCACGTATCGGCTGATGTAGCATATGCAATTAACCAATATTATCAAGTAACAGGCGATGAAGAATTTATGGAATTAATGGGTTATGAGATGATTATTGATACTGCTTATTTTTATACTAATCGTGCAGAAAAACAAGCTAATGGAGAATATCATATTAAAGACGTCATGGGTCCAAATGAATATAAAGGAAACATTGATAATAATGCTTATATTAATAAATTAGCTCAATTTAATATTCAATTAGCATTAAAAGCAATTGAAAAATTATCTTCAACTCCTCAAGGATTGGCATTATTGCAAAAAATTTATCAAAAAATTCCTTATCCAATAAATGTGGACAAAATGAAAATAGTTGTTGCTAAATTAAAACAACAATTACCTAATCAAGATCTCATTATTGCAGAAAATGATCAATTTTTAAAACTCCCTAAAAATGATGTTTCACAATTTCAAATGCTTGGGGATGCAGGAAAAAAATTATTCAATACGACTCAAGGACATAATCTTTTATCTTCACAACTAGTGAAACAAGCCGATGTAGTCCTTTTAACTTCCTTGTTTCCACATTTATATTCTAAAGAAATCAGAAATGCTAATTTTGATTATTACGAAAGTATCACTACGCACGATTCATCACTTTCACCGGCTACTTACGCTATCGAAGCAGCCCGTTTAGGTAAAAATGAGAAAGCCTATCAATTGTTTAAATATGGAATTAACATTGACTTAGGAAACAATATGGAATCTTCAAACCAAGGAATTCATGCCGGAAGTTTAGCGGCCATTTGACAAATGATTGTTTTTGGGTTTGGTGGTCTCGATTGACATAATGATCAATTACACATTCATCCCAATTTACCTAAAGAATGGAATAATTTAAAATATAATTTTAGCTATGCTAGTGGTGAATTTTTAGTATCAGTATCTAAAGAAGATTTTGAAATTATCTGCTTGAAACAAGCTAATAAGCCTCTTATCATCAATAATAATGAATTCATGTTTAAACTCCTTGAGGTTCAAAAATTCCTAATTCAAGGATAA
- a CDS encoding YitT family protein, which produces MKNNRSQPKNILQVEENKIVEFKRAKIKQSLLTFGLFYRVKSLKWQIIFTLIIAILFAFFQYIIVQITGLYEMGIAAISQSIARLSFQLIPQGENNFIIYNSIFWLLNLFANIPLFILSWKFIGKRFTLLNFIFIGTVSIVGLIISNLITNNDHLYIFGHLNEHELITWENGKFSDFSIIFYALLWGAIQAVCTAILLIIDSSSGGFDILSVYLSHKKFKNVGPLLMLLHLFSFLLSYFVGSYITNGLETGNWKLQNFFSPAFVAGLLMVLFNGWFLNILFPKFQMVKVEIISQKPWAIINAVNQLKEYRFATSVNEVKGGYTKETQNIIVTTCLFIDAAKFIEVARQIDQNAFISIANLKKVDGYLYITNIQYKSLFKKQK; this is translated from the coding sequence ATGAAAAATAATAGGTCACAACCAAAAAATATTTTGCAAGTAGAAGAAAACAAAATTGTTGAATTTAAACGCGCCAAAATCAAGCAATCATTGCTTACTTTCGGCCTCTTTTATCGTGTTAAATCACTCAAATGGCAGATTATTTTTACTTTAATTATTGCAATTTTGTTTGCGTTCTTTCAATATATCATTGTACAAATTACTGGATTATATGAAATGGGAATAGCGGCTATTTCTCAATCAATTGCTCGGTTAAGTTTTCAATTAATACCTCAAGGTGAAAATAATTTTATCATTTACAATAGTATTTTCTGATTATTAAACTTATTTGCCAATATTCCATTATTTATTCTCTCATGAAAGTTTATTGGCAAACGTTTTACTTTATTAAACTTTATTTTTATAGGAACAGTGTCTATTGTAGGGTTAATTATTAGTAACTTAATTACTAATAATGATCATTTATATATTTTTGGACACTTAAACGAACATGAACTGATAACCTGAGAAAATGGAAAATTTTCAGACTTTTCAATTATTTTTTATGCCTTACTATGAGGAGCAATTCAAGCTGTATGTACTGCCATTTTATTAATCATTGATAGTTCATCAGGGGGATTTGATATTTTAAGTGTGTATTTATCACATAAAAAATTCAAAAACGTTGGTCCTTTATTAATGCTGTTGCACTTATTTTCGTTTTTATTATCTTACTTTGTTGGCAGCTATATTACCAATGGATTAGAAACTGGAAATTGGAAATTACAAAACTTTTTTAGTCCAGCATTTGTGGCTGGCCTGCTTATGGTCTTGTTTAACGGATGGTTTTTAAACATTCTTTTTCCTAAGTTTCAAATGGTTAAAGTTGAAATTATTTCACAAAAACCATGAGCTATTATTAATGCAGTCAATCAGCTTAAAGAATACCGTTTTGCTACTAGCGTTAATGAAGTTAAAGGTGGATACACTAAAGAAACTCAAAACATTATTGTGACTACCTGTTTGTTTATTGATGCAGCCAAATTCATTGAAGTAGCTCGTCAAATTGACCAAAACGCTTTTATTAGCATTGCTAATTTGAAAAAAGTGGACGGATATTTATATATCACTAACATTCAATATAAGAGTTTGTTTAAAAAACAAAAATAA
- a CDS encoding transglutaminase-like domain-containing protein produces the protein MLFFYQNNQKRGIFQWGIDKNNKFSLEPSKYYSGNYSYALINDEYIVKWLKYYQRWNWVFVKDNDKISKIEDKDIQALQIEQEYKNNPIISEYIKRQINFQPDKYNEFLQINLINPEKVDYKQYNEAHNSLDKFYHSESYKKFNDQQEKIINEINKLKKTEYIFQKTKILENKTFKIGDKKYTFFADVSIPSMNYVKYYKYQKYIEIPRSPISLANYNIYNNLLFKEPNLFSDGNYKSETTELINPKHVRKEDEDFIVDYSSKLTEQEAQKLGKDPWINPIPEYKKWFSKWKEVLPNIINKNWDDKTKIKAIAYYIATNTTYLAPVDKNFNYNGYGFYNPAQIFTNDPEIQCVGYSMNLAAALTILNIPVRIMTGEYLGEDLATISNSGHAWNEVKVDGRWKAIDLTNWDSYEINNTFELKDDTDLFLERNSEWMNQFRLKLSSYETTIMFYQNPKEYEYQDLPDSL, from the coding sequence ATGTTATTTTTTTATCAAAATAATCAAAAAAGAGGTATTTTTCAATGAGGAATTGATAAAAACAATAAGTTTTCTTTAGAGCCAAGCAAGTACTATAGTGGAAACTATAGTTATGCTTTAATCAATGATGAATATATTGTCAAGTGACTTAAATATTACCAACGTTGAAATTGAGTCTTTGTTAAAGATAATGATAAAATTTCTAAAATTGAAGATAAGGATATTCAAGCTTTACAAATTGAGCAAGAATATAAAAACAATCCAATTATAAGCGAATATATCAAAAGACAAATCAATTTTCAGCCAGATAAATATAATGAATTTTTACAAATCAATCTAATAAATCCGGAAAAAGTAGATTATAAACAATATAATGAAGCTCACAACAGTCTCGATAAATTTTATCATTCTGAAAGTTACAAAAAATTCAATGACCAACAAGAAAAAATCATTAATGAAATTAATAAGCTTAAAAAAACGGAATACATTTTTCAAAAAACTAAAATACTAGAAAATAAAACTTTTAAAATAGGTGATAAAAAATACACTTTTTTTGCTGATGTTTCAATTCCAAGTATGAACTATGTAAAATACTATAAATATCAAAAATATATAGAAATTCCGCGAAGTCCCATTTCTTTGGCAAACTATAATATTTACAATAATTTACTTTTTAAAGAACCTAACTTATTTTCCGACGGAAACTACAAAAGTGAAACAACTGAATTAATTAACCCAAAGCATGTCAGAAAAGAAGATGAAGATTTCATAGTAGATTATTCTTCTAAATTAACCGAACAAGAAGCTCAAAAGCTTGGTAAAGATCCTTGAATTAACCCAATTCCAGAGTACAAAAAATGATTTAGTAAATGAAAAGAAGTTTTACCAAATATTATCAATAAGAATTGAGACGATAAAACCAAAATCAAAGCGATCGCTTATTATATCGCTACAAACACAACTTATTTAGCTCCTGTTGATAAAAATTTTAACTACAATGGATATGGATTTTACAATCCTGCTCAAATATTTACTAATGATCCAGAAATTCAATGTGTAGGATATAGTATGAACTTAGCGGCTGCACTTACAATTTTAAATATTCCTGTACGAATTATGACTGGAGAATATTTAGGAGAAGACTTAGCAACAATATCTAATTCAGGACATGCTTGAAACGAAGTTAAAGTTGATGGGAGATGAAAAGCAATTGATTTAACTAATTGAGATAGCTATGAAATTAATAATACATTCGAACTAAAGGATGATACAGATTTATTTTTAGAACGCAATTCGGAGTGAATGAATCAATTTAGACTTAAATTAAGTTCCTATGAAACCACCATAATGTTTTATCAAAATCCTAAAGAATATGAATACCAAGATTTACCGGATAGTCTTTAG
- the pgmB gene encoding beta-phosphoglucomutase, with product MKKQIQGFVFDLDGVITDTAHLHYLAWKSELAKYHLEYSEQENEPLKGLPRNDTLIAILQAKNVLEQFSNTQIEQMCFNKNEEYKRLLQTNLDSSAILPGIESFLKELKMHNYKIALASSSHNAPLILEKIGLISYFDFIVNPKNVQKGKPAPDIFLQAAQGLKLFPQECIGIEDAPSGVQAIINAQMHSIAIIPQGNEHLFLSCDLVFHSTQELKLANILSKIQ from the coding sequence ATGAAAAAACAAATTCAAGGTTTTGTTTTTGACTTAGATGGAGTAATTACTGATACAGCTCATTTACACTATTTAGCTTGAAAAAGTGAATTAGCTAAATATCATCTTGAATATAGTGAGCAAGAAAATGAACCACTTAAAGGATTACCAAGAAATGACACACTAATTGCTATTTTGCAAGCTAAAAATGTGCTTGAACAATTCTCGAACACTCAAATTGAACAAATGTGTTTTAATAAAAATGAAGAATATAAAAGATTGTTACAAACTAATTTAGACTCAAGTGCTATTTTACCAGGGATAGAATCGTTTTTAAAAGAGTTAAAAATGCATAATTATAAAATTGCTTTAGCTTCTTCCTCACATAATGCCCCCTTAATTTTAGAAAAAATTGGCTTAATAAGCTATTTTGATTTTATAGTTAATCCGAAAAATGTGCAAAAAGGAAAACCAGCACCAGATATTTTTCTTCAAGCAGCTCAAGGACTTAAATTGTTCCCTCAAGAATGTATTGGAATTGAAGATGCTCCTTCAGGCGTTCAAGCAATTATTAATGCTCAAATGCATTCAATTGCAATTATTCCTCAAGGCAATGAACATTTATTTTTATCTTGTGATCTTGTTTTTCATTCAACTCAAGAATTAAAATTAGCTAATATTTTGTCAAAAATTCAATAA